The following coding sequences lie in one Mycobacterium sp. DL440 genomic window:
- a CDS encoding DoxX family protein — protein MLSATFIARGVDTLRDPSTSTETTHRTLGVLSALPGPVGAGVPNNADAVTRVNAVVQVAGGLLLALGRAPRLTATALAVTMIPRSVGSQAFMKDSDPQHAAAQRREFLTDVSLLGGLIIAAADTAGKPSLAWRGRRAARQVSASVAAAVPGVTSGSLNGNALADSAFAEKVGHGLAVGAERGRELADAAVERTTELASELAQLAREHGPEVADAARERATELAHIARERAPELAEAARERSAAVADIARAQLDQRRDR, from the coding sequence ATGTTGTCTGCGACCTTCATTGCCCGAGGCGTCGACACCCTGCGCGACCCGAGTACCTCGACCGAGACGACGCACAGAACTCTCGGGGTGTTGAGTGCACTACCCGGCCCGGTCGGGGCCGGGGTGCCAAACAACGCAGACGCGGTTACCCGGGTCAACGCGGTGGTTCAGGTGGCAGGTGGGCTCCTCCTGGCGCTCGGCCGGGCACCGCGGCTGACCGCGACGGCGCTGGCCGTCACGATGATTCCGAGAAGCGTTGGCTCACAGGCATTCATGAAAGATTCCGACCCGCAACACGCCGCGGCTCAGCGCCGTGAGTTTCTCACCGATGTGAGCCTGCTGGGCGGCTTGATCATCGCGGCGGCGGACACCGCGGGCAAACCGTCCCTGGCCTGGCGCGGACGCCGGGCTGCACGGCAGGTCTCGGCCAGCGTCGCCGCCGCTGTTCCCGGTGTGACGTCCGGCAGCCTCAACGGCAATGCGCTCGCCGACAGCGCGTTCGCCGAGAAGGTCGGGCACGGCCTGGCCGTCGGCGCCGAACGGGGCCGCGAACTGGCCGATGCAGCTGTGGAGCGGACGACCGAATTGGCCTCCGAGTTGGCGCAACTCGCGCGGGAACACGGACCCGAGGTGGCCGACGCGGCCCGCGAACGCGCCACCGAGCTCGCGCACATCGCCCGTGAGCGCGCACCCGAACTCGCCGAGGCGGCCCGCGAACGCTCTGCCGCGGTGGCCGATATCGCGCGAGCGCAACTCGACCAGCGCCGTGATCGGTAG
- a CDS encoding acyl-CoA thioesterase domain-containing protein has protein sequence MTEVVAHFVQSEQDRFHPTRFAQSHWGADHLNGPALVGLAARALESAFGLPEFLPARLTVDLFKAARGLKTTTKVALIRDGRRVRNSECELVQDGVTVARATLVQYRLSAPPRGEEWTAATDFEPPAALDGNRTTYMGSDAGGWGRAIADHQNASRKRFMNRTITVVQGHPNSPFVRAAMAAEGTSLVTNLGTAGVGYINGDLTVALSRLPGDEWIGVEADSHRAADGIAVGASTLYDSSGAFGTGLVTAISNPAAQIDFNNDPFPDRTAPR, from the coding sequence ATGACCGAGGTTGTCGCCCATTTCGTGCAGTCCGAGCAGGACAGATTCCATCCGACTCGCTTTGCGCAGAGCCACTGGGGTGCGGATCATCTCAACGGGCCGGCCCTGGTCGGCCTGGCTGCTCGGGCGTTGGAGTCAGCGTTCGGGCTTCCCGAGTTTCTTCCGGCCCGGTTGACGGTCGACCTGTTCAAAGCCGCGCGCGGGCTAAAGACCACGACAAAGGTGGCGTTGATCCGTGACGGCAGGCGGGTCCGCAACTCCGAGTGCGAGCTGGTGCAGGACGGCGTGACAGTGGCACGTGCGACATTGGTGCAATACCGGCTGAGTGCTCCGCCACGGGGTGAGGAATGGACTGCGGCTACCGACTTCGAACCACCCGCCGCACTCGATGGGAACCGGACGACGTACATGGGCAGTGACGCGGGAGGATGGGGTCGCGCCATCGCCGACCACCAGAACGCGTCGCGTAAGCGGTTCATGAACCGCACCATCACGGTGGTGCAGGGACATCCGAATTCGCCGTTCGTGCGGGCGGCGATGGCTGCCGAGGGCACCAGCCTGGTCACGAACTTGGGCACCGCCGGCGTCGGCTACATCAACGGTGACCTCACGGTCGCGCTGTCCCGGCTTCCGGGAGACGAGTGGATCGGCGTGGAGGCGGATTCGCATCGGGCCGCTGACGGCATCGCGGTTGGCGCCTCGACGTTGTACGACAGTTCCGGGGCGTTCGGCACCGGCCTGGTCACTGCGATCAGCAACCCGGCGGCTCAGATCGATTTCAACAACGACCCGTTCCCGGATCGCACCGCACCACGGTGA
- a CDS encoding ABC transporter substrate-binding protein yields the protein MTSAIAFSVAMVAAGCGSGAQNESSGEGGTPVSGGSIVYGADREPTCLDPHNFGDMPQTYVARQYLDSLVSERPDGSVVPWLADSWTVSPDGLVYTFAIRSGVKFHDGTPLDAAAVQANFEQILDPATQSQTDTGYLRPYYKSSRAVNTSTFELTLSSPYSALLPVLSQAFFGIESPKAMARGLEANCQSPVGTGPFIVRQWIRGQSVELDRNPDYDSAPQDAKHQGPAYLEHVSWKFLEDGSVRFAAVQGRDADIIFNPPPQQKAALEADRNLVLQAFTHTGLPNGIALNTSHKPFDDKAVRQAFIHGANAEAAVRSAYLGVFDWEPGPLSSTTPYLREDLRDHYAHDPDKANSLLDSAGWTQRDADGYRTKDGRRLTAQLVYSSDPGDTPPADVTLFQNIQAAEKEIGFDVVLKPLPADQYYAAFTNKDAYDGLTGAYWNSPTPAVLSIVYSSDSLKAAPGNNMSWVSDPKIDDLLHQAAASIDVEQQKKLYGEVEQIVAENAYHLGLYPQTTRLVAKKRLKDVWIEPSEGEPVLHDAWLAP from the coding sequence ATGACGTCCGCCATTGCCTTTTCGGTTGCGATGGTGGCTGCCGGCTGCGGAAGTGGGGCGCAGAACGAATCCTCGGGCGAGGGCGGCACGCCGGTGAGCGGCGGGTCCATCGTGTACGGCGCAGACCGTGAGCCGACCTGCCTGGATCCGCACAACTTCGGCGACATGCCGCAGACCTACGTTGCCCGGCAGTACCTGGACTCACTGGTGTCCGAGCGACCCGACGGCTCGGTGGTGCCGTGGCTGGCCGATTCGTGGACGGTGTCCCCGGACGGACTGGTCTACACCTTCGCGATCCGCTCCGGAGTGAAATTTCACGACGGCACCCCACTGGATGCCGCTGCGGTGCAGGCCAACTTCGAGCAGATCCTGGATCCGGCCACCCAGTCGCAGACCGATACGGGTTACCTGAGGCCGTACTACAAGTCGTCGCGCGCGGTGAATACGTCCACGTTCGAGCTCACCTTGTCCTCACCGTATTCCGCTCTGCTGCCGGTGCTTTCGCAGGCGTTCTTCGGAATCGAGTCACCCAAGGCGATGGCCCGTGGGCTGGAGGCCAACTGCCAGTCGCCGGTCGGCACCGGACCTTTCATCGTCAGACAGTGGATCCGCGGCCAGAGCGTCGAACTGGACCGCAACCCTGACTACGACTCGGCCCCGCAAGACGCCAAACACCAGGGACCGGCCTACCTCGAGCACGTCAGTTGGAAGTTCCTCGAAGACGGATCGGTCCGCTTCGCGGCGGTGCAGGGACGCGACGCCGACATCATCTTCAACCCACCGCCGCAGCAGAAGGCGGCGCTGGAAGCCGACCGCAACCTGGTTCTGCAGGCCTTCACCCACACCGGGCTGCCCAACGGCATCGCGCTGAACACCAGCCACAAGCCGTTCGATGACAAGGCGGTGCGTCAAGCGTTCATCCACGGTGCCAACGCCGAAGCGGCCGTTCGCAGCGCGTATCTCGGCGTTTTCGACTGGGAGCCGGGCCCGCTGTCGTCGACCACGCCCTACCTGCGCGAAGACCTGCGCGACCACTACGCACATGACCCGGACAAGGCCAACTCGCTCCTGGATTCCGCGGGATGGACCCAGCGCGATGCCGACGGCTACCGCACCAAGGACGGCCGGCGGCTGACCGCACAACTGGTCTACTCGTCGGACCCGGGAGACACGCCGCCCGCCGATGTGACGCTGTTCCAGAACATTCAGGCCGCCGAGAAGGAGATCGGCTTCGATGTGGTGCTCAAGCCGCTCCCAGCCGACCAGTACTACGCGGCATTTACGAACAAGGATGCCTATGACGGCCTGACCGGCGCGTACTGGAACAGCCCGACGCCCGCCGTGCTCTCGATCGTGTACTCCAGCGATTCGCTGAAAGCTGCTCCGGGCAACAACATGTCGTGGGTTTCGGACCCGAAGATCGATGATCTGTTGCACCAGGCGGCAGCGTCGATCGACGTCGAGCAGCAGAAGAAGCTCTATGGCGAGGTCGAGCAGATCGTCGCCGAGAACGCCTATCACCTCGGGCTGTACCCGCAGACCACCCGACTGGTCGCCAAGAAGCGGCTCAAGGATGTCTGGATCGAGCCCTCGGAGGGTGAGCCGGTGCTGCACGACGCCTGGTTGGCACCATGA
- a CDS encoding ABC transporter permease — MKRVLIRIAGMIGVLWGAATLTFLAQHLMPGDPAQTILGGAGSKPSPEQLAAVNAQYGFDRPLLMQYVDYLGGLLRGDLGTSYVLKQPVADIIAQQVGPTLVLTITALVASWGIAVVVTLLTAHRSRALAALGSGVEIFLAALPQYWLGIVLLVVFAFQLHLFPVVGDDGVAGLVLPALTLALPLAGFLGQVTRDEFSTAMEQPFAVSARARGMSDWGVRWRHALRHAVLPGLSLSGWALGSLFSTAVIVEIVFVRPGLGRILVDAVSKQDMPVVVGVTLLVALVYVVANLLVDVAFVRVDSRLRRA, encoded by the coding sequence ATGAAGCGGGTGCTGATCCGGATCGCCGGGATGATCGGAGTGCTCTGGGGCGCAGCGACATTGACGTTTCTCGCCCAGCACCTGATGCCGGGCGACCCGGCCCAGACGATCCTCGGCGGCGCCGGCTCCAAACCCAGCCCCGAGCAACTGGCAGCAGTCAACGCACAGTACGGATTCGACCGGCCACTGCTGATGCAGTATGTCGACTATCTCGGTGGGCTACTGCGCGGCGATCTGGGGACGTCGTACGTGCTCAAGCAACCGGTCGCCGACATCATCGCGCAGCAGGTCGGCCCGACCCTGGTGTTGACGATCACCGCGTTGGTGGCCTCGTGGGGGATTGCGGTGGTGGTCACCCTGCTGACCGCGCATCGCAGTCGGGCGCTGGCTGCGCTCGGTTCGGGCGTGGAGATTTTTCTGGCCGCGTTGCCGCAGTATTGGCTGGGCATTGTGCTGTTGGTAGTCTTCGCATTCCAGTTGCACCTGTTCCCGGTCGTCGGTGACGACGGAGTGGCCGGTCTGGTGCTGCCCGCGTTGACCCTGGCGCTGCCTTTGGCCGGTTTCCTCGGCCAGGTGACCCGCGACGAGTTCTCCACGGCCATGGAGCAACCATTCGCCGTGTCGGCACGCGCGCGGGGGATGAGTGACTGGGGTGTGCGCTGGCGACATGCGTTGCGGCACGCGGTGTTACCTGGCCTGTCTCTTTCGGGCTGGGCCCTGGGATCGTTGTTCTCGACGGCTGTGATCGTCGAGATCGTGTTCGTCCGACCCGGTTTGGGCCGCATCCTGGTCGACGCCGTCTCCAAGCAGGACATGCCGGTGGTGGTGGGCGTGACGCTGCTGGTGGCGTTGGTCTACGTGGTGGCGAACCTCTTGGTCGACGTCGCCTTCGTCCGGGTCGATTCCCGCCTCAGGAGGGCGTGA
- a CDS encoding ABC transporter permease: MAVRIIDRPTAGSGLGAWAGGRFRPAVSIAGTYLALMLAWALAPSLFTSESPYDTDIEAPLQVPSWEHWFGTDASGRDIYTRVVYGTQSSLAIGVGATALALSVAIVFGLASGLGGRFTDGAISRFLEVVLALPGMLVALLFIAMLGPGAATQIVAVAIGSAAGYARMIRGQVLAVKDSGYVSAAIALGHPRHRIVSRHIFPNAMRPLVVLGTMGVGQSIVWASSLSFLGLGVAPPAPEWGAMLNAGRDFVSTAWWLEVFPGLAIVGCTLAVTVVGRYLQQRLEGRLT; the protein is encoded by the coding sequence ATGGCAGTGCGGATCATCGACCGGCCCACGGCAGGGTCGGGCCTCGGCGCCTGGGCTGGCGGGCGGTTTCGACCGGCGGTGTCGATCGCCGGGACCTACCTCGCACTGATGTTGGCCTGGGCGCTGGCCCCGTCGCTGTTCACCAGCGAGTCGCCGTATGACACCGATATCGAGGCACCACTGCAGGTCCCGTCCTGGGAGCACTGGTTCGGTACCGATGCCTCCGGGCGCGACATCTACACCCGGGTCGTCTACGGCACCCAGAGTTCGCTGGCGATCGGGGTGGGGGCCACCGCGTTGGCGCTGAGCGTCGCGATCGTGTTCGGCCTGGCGTCCGGGCTGGGCGGTCGGTTCACCGACGGAGCCATCAGCCGGTTCCTGGAGGTCGTCCTCGCCCTGCCCGGCATGCTGGTCGCGCTGCTGTTCATCGCGATGCTGGGCCCGGGCGCAGCCACCCAGATCGTGGCTGTCGCGATCGGTTCGGCGGCGGGGTACGCGCGGATGATCCGGGGGCAGGTTCTGGCGGTGAAGGACTCCGGATATGTCAGCGCGGCAATCGCTCTGGGGCATCCACGACATCGCATCGTCAGCCGCCACATCTTCCCCAACGCGATGCGCCCCCTGGTGGTGTTGGGAACCATGGGCGTGGGTCAGTCGATCGTGTGGGCGTCCTCGCTGAGCTTTCTCGGGCTGGGCGTCGCACCGCCGGCACCGGAGTGGGGCGCCATGCTCAACGCGGGACGCGACTTCGTCTCTACCGCATGGTGGCTGGAAGTGTTTCCGGGCCTGGCGATCGTCGGCTGCACCCTCGCAGTCACCGTCGTCGGCCGCTACCTGCAGCAACGTCTGGAAGGACGGCTGACATGA